A genomic stretch from Deltaproteobacteria bacterium includes:
- a CDS encoding SDR family oxidoreductase: MAQRDFSGRVVAVTGAAGGLGRALVAAFARRGASVAALDVDAAGLERLAAEHGASGLLTRVCDLTREDDCRDAVAAVVARFGGLDVLVNNAGISHRSLLRTTRAEVIRRVMQVNFFGAVNATHAALDAIVARRGAVVAISSVAGFSPLAARAGYSASKHALHGYFDTLRAELDGTGVGVLVVCPSFIRTGIEQAHLGADGAAAQGPRTVVGAALEPDAVAERIVRALESGQSLLTVGRVAWLAWWVSRVAPGLYARIMLRQFRAEMGAGG; this comes from the coding sequence ATGGCGCAGCGCGATTTCTCCGGGCGCGTGGTGGCCGTGACGGGCGCGGCGGGCGGGCTCGGCCGCGCGCTGGTCGCGGCGTTCGCTCGCCGCGGCGCGAGCGTCGCCGCGCTCGACGTCGACGCGGCCGGGCTCGAGCGGCTGGCGGCGGAGCACGGAGCGTCGGGGCTGCTCACGCGCGTCTGCGACCTGACGCGAGAGGACGATTGCCGCGACGCGGTGGCCGCGGTGGTGGCGCGCTTCGGCGGGCTCGACGTGCTGGTGAACAACGCGGGCATCAGCCACCGCAGCCTGCTGCGGACGACGCGGGCCGAGGTGATCCGGCGCGTGATGCAGGTGAACTTCTTCGGCGCCGTGAACGCGACGCACGCCGCGCTCGACGCGATCGTCGCGCGCCGCGGAGCGGTCGTGGCGATCTCGAGCGTGGCCGGCTTCTCGCCGCTCGCCGCGCGCGCGGGCTACTCGGCCAGCAAGCACGCGCTGCACGGCTACTTCGACACGCTCCGCGCCGAGCTCGACGGCACCGGCGTGGGCGTGCTCGTGGTCTGCCCGTCGTTCATCCGCACCGGAATCGAGCAGGCGCATCTGGGCGCCGACGGCGCGGCGGCGCAGGGCCCGCGCACCGTGGTCGGCGCGGCGCTCGAGCCCGACGCGGTGGCCGAGCGCATCGTGCGCGCGCTCGAGTCCGGCCAGAGCCTGCTCACCGTCGGCCGCGTGGCGTGGCTGGCCTGGTGGGTCTCGCGGGTCGCGCCCGGGCTCTACGCGCGAATCATGCTGCGTCAGTTCCGCGCCGAGATGGGCGCCGGGGGCTGA
- a CDS encoding glutathione S-transferase: MDPETLVLVGAPGSPYSRKLRAVLRYRRIPFVWVQAGGPESRGLPKPRVELLPQLVMRDADGALEARVDSTPLIRELESRYPGRSVIPTDPVVAYLDALIEDYADEWLTKAMFHYRWTYAADIAKAAAILPRWRRTDQAEGQAQAQAKAVAERQIGRLGVVGSNATTGPVIEESYRRLLALLSSRLEQSRFALGARPGACDFALYGQLTQLAGFDPTPSDVALRLAPRVVAWVEIVEDLSGLEPADGDWITRDRIPDSLRALLGEIGRVYAPFLLANAAAQARGATLVECSIDGRPWKQQVFPYQAKCLHWLREGRAALAPDDRRALDAVLEGTGCLALFAA; this comes from the coding sequence ATGGATCCCGAGACACTCGTCCTGGTCGGCGCGCCCGGCTCGCCGTACAGCCGCAAGCTTCGCGCGGTGCTGCGCTACCGGCGCATCCCGTTCGTCTGGGTGCAGGCGGGCGGCCCGGAGTCGCGCGGCCTGCCCAAGCCGCGCGTCGAGCTCCTGCCGCAGCTCGTAATGCGCGACGCCGACGGCGCGCTCGAGGCGCGCGTCGACTCGACGCCGCTGATCCGCGAGCTCGAGTCGCGCTACCCGGGCCGCTCGGTGATTCCCACCGATCCCGTCGTCGCCTATCTCGACGCGCTGATCGAGGACTACGCCGACGAGTGGCTCACCAAGGCGATGTTCCACTACCGCTGGACCTACGCGGCCGACATCGCCAAGGCCGCGGCCATCCTGCCTCGCTGGCGAAGGACCGACCAGGCCGAGGGGCAGGCGCAGGCGCAGGCCAAGGCCGTCGCCGAGCGGCAGATCGGGCGGCTCGGCGTGGTCGGCTCGAACGCGACGACCGGCCCGGTGATCGAGGAGAGCTACCGCCGACTGCTCGCGCTCCTGTCCTCGCGGCTCGAGCAGTCGCGCTTCGCGCTCGGCGCGCGGCCCGGAGCGTGCGACTTCGCGCTCTACGGCCAGCTCACGCAGCTCGCCGGCTTCGATCCGACACCGAGCGATGTCGCGCTGAGGCTGGCGCCTCGCGTGGTCGCTTGGGTCGAGATCGTCGAGGACCTGTCCGGCCTCGAGCCCGCCGACGGCGACTGGATCACGCGCGACCGGATTCCCGACTCGCTCCGTGCGCTGCTCGGCGAGATCGGCCGGGTCTACGCGCCGTTCCTGCTCGCGAACGCCGCAGCGCAGGCGCGCGGCGCGACGCTGGTCGAGTGCAGCATCGACGGCCGGCCCTGGAAGCAGCAGGTCTTCCCGTACCAGGCGAAGTGCCTGCACTGGCTGCGCGAGGGCAGGGCGGCGCTCGCGCCCGACGACCGAAGAGCGCTCGACGCCGTGCTCGAAGGCACCGGCTGCCTCGCGCTCTTCGCGGCGTAG
- a CDS encoding helix-turn-helix transcriptional regulator, which yields MCRHRARPRADRGPARGVHRRARSARARRRASRPARAQTGREDLHVRALTRKSARPRPPRDAEGAADGRVRRSERSRAAMVQALIDLVGEGVLQPTAQQVAARAKVGIRTVFRHFSDMDSLFAEIDERVRAQALPLLLGPHPDGSLDIRALGLVERRVRLYEQIAPYKRSGNSQRWRSAYLARQHGQLVRALRADLLGWLPELRRAPGDLVEALDAATSFDVWDRLRADQRLGRERATAAMERMVLALVNGIGRS from the coding sequence ATGTGTCGCCACCGGGCCCGGCCGCGCGCAGATCGAGGGCCTGCTCGCGGAGTTCACCGGCGGGCGCGATCTGCTCGAGCTCGACGCCGCGCTTCGCGGCCTGCGCGTGCGCAAACAGGGCGGGAGGATCTTCACGTGCGAGCGCTGACGCGGAAATCCGCGCGCCCCCGCCCGCCGCGGGACGCGGAAGGCGCTGCCGATGGGCGCGTCCGCCGCAGCGAGCGCAGCCGCGCGGCCATGGTGCAGGCGCTGATCGATCTGGTCGGCGAGGGCGTGCTGCAGCCGACCGCGCAGCAGGTCGCCGCGCGCGCGAAGGTCGGCATCCGCACCGTGTTCCGGCACTTCTCCGACATGGACAGCCTGTTCGCCGAGATCGACGAGCGCGTGCGCGCGCAGGCCTTGCCGCTGCTTCTCGGCCCGCATCCCGATGGGAGCCTCGACATCCGCGCGCTTGGATTGGTCGAGCGGCGCGTCCGCCTGTACGAGCAGATCGCGCCGTACAAACGCTCGGGGAACTCGCAGCGCTGGCGCTCGGCGTACCTCGCCCGGCAGCACGGCCAGCTCGTGCGAGCGCTCCGCGCCGACCTGCTCGGCTGGCTGCCGGAGCTGCGACGCGCGCCCGGGGACCTGGTCGAGGCGCTCGACGCGGCGACCTCGTTCGACGTCTGGGACCGCCTGCGCGCCGACCAACGGCTCGGCCGCGAGCGCGCGACGGCGGCGATGGAGCGGATGGTGCTCGCGCTCGTGAACGGCATCGGCCGGAGCTGA